One genomic region from Prevotella sp. Rep29 encodes:
- a CDS encoding AAA family ATPase — MKDIKRIVLTGGPCAGKTSALVRVIEHFSSLGYKVFTIPEVPTMFTQAGMDYLTQNKDFFYEGEKATLEIQMAFEDKFLKMAKACTEPAVIICDRGTMDISAYMKPEMWEEITRAAGTSTHELRDTRYDAILHLVSAADGAEQYYTTNNNASRNEPADEQGLQIARMLDKKVIEAWAGHPHHRVINNQEDFDRKLNRVIKEIANVLELPQPIEEERKYIVEITGTLPDSIDSDITQTYLTGEPGSEIRLRRRVFGSKIVNVHTTKKRISPTEELVTERQLSNNLYESMLGQADPYRQTIRKHRKSFIWKGQYFELDTYQEPFQNLVILETKGIASHADVRFPPFIRVIEDITGNQKYYNYNLALKK; from the coding sequence ATGAAAGATATCAAGCGAATTGTACTCACCGGCGGACCGTGCGCAGGAAAGACCAGTGCGCTGGTGCGGGTCATCGAACACTTCTCAAGCCTCGGCTACAAAGTGTTTACCATCCCCGAAGTGCCGACCATGTTCACACAGGCAGGAATGGACTACCTGACGCAGAACAAGGATTTCTTCTACGAAGGCGAGAAAGCTACCCTCGAAATACAGATGGCGTTCGAGGACAAATTCCTGAAGATGGCAAAGGCATGTACCGAACCGGCAGTCATCATCTGCGACCGCGGTACAATGGACATATCTGCCTATATGAAGCCGGAAATGTGGGAGGAAATCACACGGGCGGCAGGAACGAGCACACATGAGCTGCGCGACACCCGCTACGACGCCATCCTGCACCTGGTGAGTGCAGCCGACGGAGCCGAACAGTATTACACGACCAACAACAACGCCAGCCGCAACGAACCGGCTGACGAGCAAGGGCTGCAAATCGCACGCATGCTCGACAAGAAGGTCATCGAAGCATGGGCGGGACACCCACACCACCGCGTCATCAACAACCAAGAGGACTTCGACCGCAAACTGAACCGCGTCATCAAGGAAATTGCCAACGTGCTGGAACTGCCGCAACCTATCGAAGAGGAACGCAAATATATCGTGGAAATCACGGGAACACTGCCCGACAGCATCGATAGCGACATCACGCAGACCTACCTCACGGGCGAGCCGGGCAGCGAGATTCGACTCCGCAGACGCGTGTTCGGAAGTAAGATTGTCAACGTGCACACGACCAAGAAGAGAATCTCGCCAACGGAAGAGCTGGTGACCGAACGTCAACTGTCCAACAACCTCTACGAATCGATGCTCGGACAGGCAGACCCCTATCGCCAGACCATTCGCAAACACCGCAAGAGCTTCATTTGGAAAGGACAATATTTCGAGCTCGACACGTATCAGGAGCCTTTCCAAAACCTCGTGATTCTCGAAACAAAAGGCATCGCCTCACACGCTGACGTCCGCTTCCCGCCGTTCATCCGCGTCATCGAGGATATCACGGGCAACCAGAAATACTATAATTATAATCTTGCACTGAAAAAATAA
- a CDS encoding succinate dehydrogenase/fumarate reductase cytochrome b subunit, which translates to MWLINSSIGRKVVMSVTGIALILFLTFHCAMNIVALFSGEAYNVICELLGSNWYAILATIGLAALAVIHIVYAFILTAQNRKARGGNRYEVSTSVNKHGVLDVAEGWASSNMLVLGLIILLGLLMHLKHFWYNMMFAEIVGMETKHGPTDGFAWIQETFANPVFVVLYLVWFCAIWFHLAHGFWSAMHTLGASGKTWQKRMQWIGLIYVTLLMLGYTVVVLGFAFGCAPSLCCGA; encoded by the coding sequence ATGTGGTTAATTAATTCATCTATTGGAAGGAAGGTAGTGATGTCGGTTACCGGTATTGCGTTGATCCTTTTCCTGACATTCCACTGTGCCATGAACATTGTGGCTTTGTTCTCGGGCGAGGCCTACAATGTGATTTGTGAGTTGCTGGGATCCAACTGGTATGCCATTTTGGCAACGATAGGCTTGGCAGCTTTAGCAGTGATTCACATTGTTTATGCCTTCATCTTGACGGCACAAAATCGTAAGGCTCGTGGCGGCAATCGTTATGAGGTGTCAACATCGGTCAACAAGCACGGCGTTCTCGACGTTGCTGAGGGCTGGGCATCAAGCAACATGCTCGTCTTGGGACTTATCATCCTCTTGGGGCTGCTCATGCACCTGAAACATTTCTGGTACAACATGATGTTTGCCGAAATCGTAGGTATGGAGACCAAGCATGGTCCGACAGACGGTTTTGCATGGATTCAGGAAACTTTCGCCAACCCCGTTTTCGTAGTGCTTTATCTGGTATGGTTCTGCGCCATCTGGTTCCACTTGGCTCACGGCTTCTGGTCGGCGATGCACACATTAGGCGCCAGCGGTAAGACTTGGCAGAAGCGCATGCAGTGGATAGGACTCATCTATGTTACCCTGCTTATGCTCGGCTACACAGTTGTAGTATTAGGTTTTGCTTTTGGATGTGCACCCAGCCTTTGTTGCGGAGCATAA
- a CDS encoding fumarate reductase/succinate dehydrogenase flavoprotein subunit, with protein MAKTLNSKIPAGPVTEKWKEYKAHQRLVNPKNKLKLDVIVVGTGLAGASAAASLAEMGFNVYNFCIQDSPRRAHSIAAQGGINAAKNYQNDGDSVYRLFYDTVKGGDYRAREANVYRLAEVSNNIIDQCVAQGVPFAREYGGMLANRSFGGAQVSRTFYAKGQTGQQLLLGAYSSLSAQVEAGKVKLFSRYEMEELVIVDGRARGIIAKDLTTGKLHRFSANAVVIATGGYGNTYFLSTNAMGCNCTAAVQCYRKGAYMANPSYVQIHPTCIPVHGDKQSKLTLMSESLRNDGRIWVPKKIEDAKALQAGTKQGWEIPEEDRDYYLERRYPAFGNLVPRDVASRAAKERCDAGFGVNNTGLAVFLDFSESINRLGIDQIMQRYGNLFEMYEEITDVFPGELANEINGVKYYKPMMIFPAIHYTMGGIWVDYELQTTIPGLFAIGECNFSDHGANRLGASALMQGLADGYFVLPYTIQNYLADQDIWGKISTDLPEFAEAEKAVEAEEDRLLNIKGKRSVDSIHKELGHIMWEHVGMGRTKAGLEEGLKLMKELRKEFETNLFVPGTKEGVNIELDKAIHLRDFFTMGELVAYDALHREESCGGHFREEHQTEEGEAKRDDENFFYVGCWEYQGDDEKAPELIKEPLEYEAIKVQTRNYKN; from the coding sequence ATGGCAAAGACATTAAATTCAAAAATACCAGCCGGGCCAGTAACGGAAAAGTGGAAGGAGTATAAAGCTCATCAGCGCCTGGTGAATCCGAAGAACAAGTTGAAACTCGACGTGATTGTTGTGGGAACAGGATTGGCAGGAGCCAGTGCTGCCGCTTCACTCGCAGAGATGGGCTTCAATGTATATAATTTCTGTATCCAAGACTCTCCCCGCCGTGCACACTCCATCGCTGCACAGGGAGGTATCAATGCCGCAAAGAACTATCAGAACGACGGTGACTCAGTCTATCGCCTGTTCTACGATACGGTGAAGGGTGGTGACTATCGTGCTCGCGAGGCAAACGTCTATCGTCTGGCAGAAGTTTCCAACAACATCATCGACCAGTGCGTGGCACAGGGAGTTCCTTTCGCCCGTGAATATGGCGGCATGCTCGCCAACCGTTCGTTCGGTGGTGCGCAGGTGAGCCGTACGTTCTATGCCAAGGGACAGACCGGTCAGCAGCTCTTGCTCGGTGCATACTCTTCACTGAGCGCACAGGTAGAAGCAGGAAAAGTGAAACTCTTCTCCCGCTACGAGATGGAAGAACTGGTCATCGTTGACGGTCGTGCACGCGGTATCATCGCCAAGGACCTGACCACCGGAAAACTCCATCGCTTCTCAGCCAATGCTGTCGTGATAGCAACCGGCGGATATGGAAACACCTATTTCCTTTCTACCAATGCGATGGGTTGCAACTGTACGGCTGCCGTTCAGTGCTACCGCAAGGGAGCTTACATGGCTAACCCCTCTTACGTGCAGATTCACCCGACCTGTATCCCCGTTCACGGCGACAAGCAGTCGAAACTGACACTGATGTCTGAGTCGCTGCGCAACGACGGACGCATCTGGGTGCCGAAGAAAATAGAAGACGCCAAGGCACTGCAGGCAGGAACCAAACAGGGTTGGGAAATTCCTGAGGAAGACCGCGACTACTATCTCGAGCGCCGCTATCCGGCATTCGGAAACCTCGTTCCACGCGACGTGGCTTCACGCGCAGCAAAAGAGCGTTGCGACGCAGGCTTCGGCGTGAACAACACCGGTCTGGCTGTGTTCCTCGACTTCTCTGAGTCTATCAACCGCCTCGGCATCGACCAGATTATGCAGCGCTACGGCAACCTCTTCGAGATGTACGAGGAGATTACCGACGTGTTCCCAGGCGAACTGGCAAACGAAATCAACGGCGTGAAGTACTACAAGCCGATGATGATCTTCCCCGCCATCCACTACACAATGGGCGGTATCTGGGTTGACTACGAGCTGCAGACCACCATCCCCGGTCTCTTCGCTATCGGTGAATGTAACTTCTCAGACCACGGAGCCAACCGCCTCGGCGCTTCCGCACTCATGCAGGGTCTGGCTGACGGCTACTTCGTACTGCCTTACACCATTCAGAACTATCTTGCAGACCAAGACATCTGGGGCAAAATCTCAACCGACCTGCCTGAATTTGCAGAGGCAGAGAAAGCAGTTGAGGCAGAAGAAGACCGCCTGCTGAACATCAAGGGCAAGCGCTCCGTTGACTCCATCCACAAGGAACTCGGACACATCATGTGGGAGCATGTCGGAATGGGACGCACGAAAGCAGGACTCGAAGAAGGTCTGAAACTCATGAAAGAGCTGCGTAAGGAATTTGAGACCAACCTCTTCGTTCCCGGAACGAAAGAAGGTGTGAACATCGAACTTGATAAGGCAATCCATCTCCGCGACTTCTTCACCATGGGCGAACTCGTGGCATACGACGCCCTCCACCGTGAGGAATCCTGCGGCGGACACTTCCGCGAGGAGCACCAGACCGAAGAAGGTGAAGCAAAACGCGATGATGAGAACTTCTTCTACGTAGGTTGTTGGGAGTATCAGGGCGACGACGAAAAAGCACCCGAACTCATCAAGGAACCGCTTGAATATGAAGCAATCAAGGTACAAACACGTAACTATAAGAACTAA
- a CDS encoding succinate dehydrogenase/fumarate reductase iron-sulfur subunit produces the protein MAKNISFTLKYWKQNGPKDKGHFDTREMKNIPDDTSFLEMLDILNEELVSEGKEPFVFDHDCREGICGMCSLYINGTPHGKTERGATTCQLYMRRFNDGDVITVEPWRSAGFPVIKDCMVDRGAFDKIIQAGGYTSIRTGQAQDANAILIPKENADEAMDCATCIGCGACVAACKNGSAMLFVSSKVSQLALLPQGRPEAAKRAKAMIKRMDELGFGNCTNTRACEAVCPKSESIANIARLNREFLKAKMAD, from the coding sequence ATGGCAAAGAATATAAGTTTCACACTGAAGTATTGGAAGCAGAACGGTCCGAAAGACAAGGGCCACTTCGATACACGCGAAATGAAGAACATCCCCGATGACACTTCATTCCTTGAAATGCTCGATATCCTGAACGAGGAACTGGTCAGCGAAGGCAAAGAACCATTCGTGTTCGACCACGACTGTCGCGAGGGAATCTGCGGTATGTGTTCGCTCTATATCAACGGTACACCGCACGGAAAGACCGAGCGCGGAGCAACCACCTGCCAGCTCTATATGCGCCGCTTCAACGATGGCGACGTCATCACCGTAGAACCGTGGCGCTCAGCCGGTTTCCCAGTCATCAAAGACTGTATGGTTGACCGCGGTGCGTTCGACAAGATCATCCAGGCAGGAGGCTACACCAGCATCCGCACCGGACAGGCACAGGACGCCAACGCCATCCTCATCCCGAAAGAGAATGCCGACGAGGCAATGGACTGCGCAACATGCATCGGTTGCGGTGCCTGCGTGGCAGCCTGCAAGAACGGCTCGGCAATGCTCTTCGTCAGCTCGAAGGTGAGCCAGCTCGCACTCCTTCCGCAGGGTCGCCCCGAAGCAGCCAAACGTGCTAAGGCAATGATCAAGCGCATGGACGAACTGGGCTTTGGCAACTGCACCAACACCCGCGCCTGCGAAGCCGTTTGCCCGAAGAGCGAAAGCATCGCCAACATCGCTCGCCTCAACCGCGAGTTCCTGAAGGCGAAAATGGCTGATTAA
- a CDS encoding WG repeat-containing protein translates to MCYAFVVDNLTPDYLSEGYFRIVNEEGLIGFADSLGNIVVPPQFKFAYPFDKGKAKVTYTGSKSDPNDEHWEWVSDDWFYIDYQGRAVHW, encoded by the coding sequence ATGTGTTATGCTTTTGTCGTTGATAACCTAACGCCAGATTATTTATCTGAGGGTTATTTCCGTATTGTCAACGAAGAAGGACTGATTGGTTTTGCTGATTCTTTGGGGAATATAGTAGTTCCTCCACAATTCAAATTTGCTTATCCTTTTGATAAGGGTAAAGCAAAGGTAACATATACTGGTTCTAAAAGCGACCCCAACGATGAACATTGGGAATGGGTGAGTGATGATTGGTTCTACATTGATTACCAAGGACGAGCTGTACATTGGTAA
- a CDS encoding DEAD/DEAH box helicase: protein MNTTAEELFERLQEIRELAQQPLPDDDEASKSYDALFGTSLHEVLVLTCHAGVRDTHQAFGNLFSQVDYLCKRHSITLADRRAIQRMRRHSNHPVRLSRDERVADVHALSILMCAVFSMPGRAEAAPAGWGSARAAEPTLRPSIRCIVESWDERFIVATDGEQALRISYGDNPYLGDVLAEGMQLNLLFPSGSSLKESVGDDGVLVVENPLVVVEPDFLIDISAIARCFGGYGRHPLLHLLHRMFPREVTQPILLGNFADAALNDIVNREEADVRLTLQENFKEKALDFCACQDFNAAQFKNDAALVAAHLAQAVHVLFEESGYHREDAVLEPSFVCEKLGIQGRVDLMTRDMRLLVEQKSGKNWNVEKGIPNAYGSFQREEHYVQLLLYYGVLLYNFGLSSDHCDMRLLYSKYPAEKGLVVVAYYDKLFREIMAFRNQIVAQELAIARDGFSSVYDRMRPETFTPAGPPTKLFTSFLLPRLSNLLNRLHTLDERCRAYYTQMMTFVYREQRISKIGALEGENRSSADWWNMPLSVKRQTGNIYVGLTVLKRERLMAGNGYDTITLHVPEQGADFLSNFRKGDMVFLYSYPEDEEPDVRKNILYKGVLQEIRTDSVTVHLNEGQHVEIYRPDDPDRQVVYAIEHSDSDINVNSSISGLYRFVCAPDDRRALLLGQREPRRDAGVSLSRAYHPDYDEVLLRARQAQDYFLLIGPPGTGKTSMALRFLVEEEQGPMLLLSFTNRAVDEICEMLVSAGKDFLRIGSRYSCAEQFHPYLLEEALQDAPKLDAIRQRILSAPILVGTTSMLQSRQFILSMKHFSLAIVDEASQILEPNIVGLLADSSIEKFILIGDHKQLPAVVQQNARQSAVDDPLLREICLDNCRQSLFERLLRWERKCGRTDFIGILRKQGRMHPDIAEFPNRMFYAHERLEPVPLPHQEEAAISYQEPSEDAVDDRLKAHRVLFIDTTAPAREGSGEAVEAVIVADLLRRIHRFYGAHFDARKTVGVIVPYRSQIASVRRELEKLGIPALQDITIDTVERYQGSQRDVIIYSFTVQKHYQLDFLTANRFEEDGQMIDRKLNVAITRARCQLLMTGNGQILRSDSVFRELLRFTEKRDAVLPATDFFPVSDRCSTE from the coding sequence ATGAACACAACGGCGGAAGAACTTTTCGAGCGTTTGCAGGAAATACGGGAGTTGGCACAACAACCACTTCCCGATGACGATGAGGCGTCGAAGTCGTACGATGCGCTCTTTGGCACGTCGTTGCACGAGGTGTTGGTGCTGACGTGCCATGCCGGTGTGCGCGATACACATCAGGCGTTCGGCAATCTGTTCTCGCAGGTCGATTATCTCTGCAAGCGCCATTCGATAACTCTCGCTGATAGAAGGGCGATACAACGTATGCGCCGCCATTCCAATCATCCCGTTCGTCTCAGTCGCGACGAGCGCGTTGCCGATGTCCATGCGCTGAGCATCTTGATGTGCGCCGTCTTTTCCATGCCGGGACGAGCGGAGGCAGCACCGGCAGGGTGGGGGAGTGCGAGGGCGGCAGAACCGACGTTGCGTCCGTCCATCCGCTGTATTGTGGAGTCGTGGGACGAACGGTTCATCGTTGCCACCGACGGCGAACAGGCGCTGCGAATCAGTTATGGAGACAACCCCTATCTGGGCGACGTGTTGGCGGAGGGCATGCAGTTGAACCTCCTGTTTCCTTCGGGTTCCTCGCTGAAAGAGTCGGTCGGCGACGACGGCGTCTTGGTTGTGGAGAATCCTCTGGTTGTGGTAGAGCCCGATTTTCTCATAGACATCAGCGCCATAGCCCGTTGTTTCGGAGGCTATGGGCGCCATCCGTTGCTTCATCTTCTTCACAGAATGTTCCCGCGAGAGGTGACCCAACCCATCCTTTTGGGTAACTTTGCCGATGCTGCGCTGAACGACATCGTCAACCGCGAAGAGGCGGACGTGCGTTTGACGTTGCAGGAGAATTTCAAAGAGAAAGCCCTTGATTTCTGTGCGTGCCAAGATTTTAATGCCGCGCAGTTCAAGAACGATGCCGCCCTTGTGGCAGCCCATCTCGCTCAGGCAGTCCATGTGTTGTTCGAAGAGAGCGGATATCACCGCGAGGATGCGGTTCTCGAGCCGTCTTTCGTCTGTGAAAAGCTCGGAATACAAGGGCGTGTCGATTTGATGACGCGAGACATGCGCCTGTTGGTGGAACAAAAATCGGGTAAGAACTGGAACGTTGAAAAGGGCATTCCCAATGCTTACGGCAGTTTCCAGCGGGAAGAACATTACGTCCAGTTGCTGCTCTACTATGGCGTGCTGCTCTACAATTTCGGGCTTTCTTCCGACCATTGCGACATGCGTCTGCTCTATTCCAAATATCCAGCCGAGAAAGGATTGGTCGTTGTGGCGTATTACGACAAACTGTTTCGGGAGATAATGGCTTTCCGCAATCAAATCGTTGCACAGGAGTTAGCCATTGCCCGCGATGGTTTTTCGTCTGTCTATGACCGCATGCGACCGGAAACATTCACCCCTGCAGGTCCTCCGACCAAACTCTTCACATCCTTCCTTCTTCCCCGCCTCTCAAACCTCTTAAATCGTCTGCACACGTTGGACGAGCGATGCCGCGCCTACTACACCCAGATGATGACCTTCGTCTATCGTGAACAGCGCATCTCGAAGATTGGAGCGTTGGAGGGCGAGAACCGTTCGAGTGCCGATTGGTGGAACATGCCGCTCAGTGTGAAGCGACAGACGGGAAATATTTACGTCGGACTGACGGTGCTGAAACGTGAACGGCTAATGGCTGGAAATGGTTACGACACCATCACGCTGCACGTCCCCGAGCAGGGGGCGGACTTTCTTTCCAATTTCCGCAAGGGCGATATGGTTTTCCTGTATTCCTATCCTGAGGACGAGGAACCCGATGTGCGGAAAAACATCTTGTATAAAGGTGTCTTGCAGGAGATTCGCACCGACAGCGTGACGGTGCATCTCAACGAAGGACAGCACGTGGAAATCTATCGCCCGGACGACCCCGACAGGCAGGTGGTTTACGCCATTGAGCACAGTGACAGCGACATCAACGTCAATTCATCCATCAGCGGGCTCTATCGCTTTGTCTGTGCGCCAGACGACCGCCGGGCATTGCTTCTGGGGCAGCGCGAGCCACGGCGTGATGCGGGTGTGTCGCTTTCCCGCGCTTACCATCCCGACTACGATGAAGTGCTCTTGCGAGCCCGCCAGGCACAGGACTATTTCCTGCTCATCGGTCCGCCGGGAACGGGCAAGACATCCATGGCGCTGCGCTTTTTGGTGGAAGAAGAACAGGGACCGATGCTGCTTCTCTCTTTCACCAACCGTGCGGTCGATGAAATTTGCGAGATGCTCGTCAGTGCCGGAAAAGACTTTCTGCGCATCGGTAGCCGGTACAGTTGTGCCGAGCAGTTTCACCCCTATCTGTTGGAAGAAGCCCTGCAGGATGCACCCAAGCTCGATGCGATTCGCCAGCGCATACTCAGTGCACCCATCCTCGTCGGCACGACATCGATGCTTCAGTCCCGTCAGTTCATTCTCTCAATGAAGCATTTCTCGCTGGCTATCGTCGATGAAGCGAGTCAGATTCTGGAGCCGAACATCGTGGGACTGCTTGCCGACAGCTCGATAGAGAAGTTCATTCTTATCGGCGACCACAAGCAGCTGCCTGCCGTCGTGCAGCAGAACGCTCGCCAGTCGGCTGTCGATGACCCTCTGTTGCGGGAAATATGCCTGGATAATTGCCGTCAGTCGCTGTTTGAAAGGCTGCTGCGGTGGGAGCGGAAGTGTGGTCGCACCGACTTCATCGGCATCCTTCGCAAGCAAGGTCGCATGCATCCCGACATCGCCGAGTTTCCCAATCGCATGTTCTATGCACACGAGCGGCTGGAACCTGTTCCCCTGCCACATCAGGAGGAGGCTGCCATCAGTTATCAGGAACCGTCGGAAGATGCTGTTGACGACCGCCTCAAGGCACACCGGGTGCTCTTTATCGACACTACCGCTCCGGCGCGCGAGGGGAGTGGTGAGGCGGTCGAGGCTGTCATTGTTGCCGACCTTCTGCGGCGCATCCACCGTTTCTACGGAGCCCATTTCGATGCGCGGAAGACCGTTGGCGTGATTGTGCCCTATCGCAGTCAGATAGCCTCCGTCCGGCGCGAGCTGGAAAAACTCGGAATCCCTGCGCTGCAAGACATTACAATCGATACCGTCGAGCGCTATCAGGGCAGTCAGCGCGATGTCATCATCTATTCATTCACCGTGCAGAAACACTATCAGCTTGATTTCCTCACGGCCAACCGCTTCGAAGAAGACGGGCAGATGATAGACCGAAAGCTGAATGTAGCCATCACACGGGCACGCTGCCAGCTCCTCATGACAGGCAACGGGCAGATTCTCCGCAGCGATTCCGTCTTCCGTGAACTCCTTCGTTTCACCGAAAAGAGGGATGCCGTGTTGCCCGCAACCGATTTCTTTCCTGTCTCCGACAGGTGTTCAACCGAATAA
- a CDS encoding aminotransferase class V-fold PLP-dependent enzyme: MYDVEEIRKQFPILQREVYGKPLVYLDNGATTQKPLCVLNAMQEEYLNVNANVHRGVHYLSQQATELHEGARETVRRFINARSTSEIVFTRGTTEALNLVAASFVDEMMQPGDEVIISTMEHHSNIVPWQLQAAKKGIAVRVIPMHDDGTLDMEAYAQLFNERTRLVSVCHVSNVLGTVNPVEELVRIAHENDVPVMIDGAQSAPHRYVDVQQMDCDFFAFSGHKMYGPTGVGVLYGKEEWLDRLPPYQGGGEMIESVTFEKTVFQSLPFKFEAGTPDYIATTGLAKAIDFLDEIGINCIYEHESELLKYCHERLQEIEDVRIFGQAKEKDAVVSFLVGDIHHLDMGTLLDRLGIAVRTGHHCAQPLMERLGISGTVRASFALYNTKAEIDVFIEAMKRVVGMF; encoded by the coding sequence ATGTACGACGTAGAAGAAATAAGAAAGCAGTTTCCCATATTGCAGCGAGAGGTGTATGGCAAGCCGTTGGTGTATCTCGACAATGGTGCAACCACGCAAAAGCCCCTGTGTGTGCTCAATGCCATGCAGGAAGAGTATCTCAACGTGAATGCGAATGTGCACCGAGGGGTTCACTATCTCTCGCAGCAAGCGACTGAATTGCACGAAGGAGCGCGCGAGACCGTGCGCCGCTTCATCAACGCCCGAAGCACCAGTGAAATTGTCTTTACGCGAGGAACGACGGAGGCACTCAACCTCGTGGCAGCCTCGTTTGTCGATGAGATGATGCAGCCGGGCGACGAGGTCATCATCAGCACGATGGAGCATCACTCCAACATCGTGCCGTGGCAGTTGCAGGCAGCCAAGAAAGGCATTGCCGTGCGGGTCATTCCGATGCACGACGACGGAACGCTCGACATGGAAGCCTATGCGCAGCTGTTCAACGAACGGACGCGCCTCGTGAGCGTGTGCCATGTGAGCAACGTGCTGGGGACGGTCAATCCGGTGGAGGAACTGGTGCGCATAGCCCATGAAAACGATGTTCCCGTGATGATAGACGGGGCTCAGAGTGCTCCTCACAGATATGTGGATGTGCAGCAGATGGACTGCGATTTCTTTGCCTTCAGTGGGCATAAGATGTATGGTCCGACGGGTGTCGGCGTACTCTACGGCAAAGAGGAGTGGCTCGACCGCCTTCCGCCGTATCAGGGAGGTGGCGAGATGATTGAGAGTGTGACGTTTGAGAAGACGGTCTTTCAGTCGCTCCCCTTCAAATTTGAGGCGGGAACGCCCGACTATATCGCTACGACGGGACTGGCAAAAGCCATCGATTTTCTCGATGAAATCGGCATAAATTGCATATATGAGCATGAGTCGGAGCTCTTGAAATACTGCCACGAGCGTTTGCAGGAAATAGAAGACGTCCGCATTTTCGGACAGGCAAAGGAGAAGGATGCTGTCGTCTCGTTTCTGGTAGGCGACATCCACCATTTAGACATGGGCACGCTGCTCGACCGCCTGGGCATCGCCGTGCGCACCGGTCACCACTGTGCGCAGCCGCTCATGGAGCGTTTGGGCATTTCGGGCACCGTGCGCGCCTCGTTTGCATTGTATAACACAAAAGCCGAAATTGATGTTTTCATCGAGGCGATGAAGCGTGTAGTTGGGATGTTTTAA
- a CDS encoding ribonuclease HII, with translation MLKNHFYEGLTEAGCDEAGRGCLAGSVYAAAVILPPDYQNGALNDSKQLTEKRRYALREQIERDAVAWAVGVVTPEEIDEINILNASILAMHRALDALKVRPEAVIVDGNRFKPYRDLPSTTIVKGDGKYLSIAAASILAKTYRDDYMNGLAEQFPQYDWKSNKGYPTKKHRDAIRKFGITPFHRKSYNLLGTEELFLDFGE, from the coding sequence ATGCTGAAAAACCATTTTTATGAGGGGTTGACAGAAGCCGGTTGCGACGAGGCGGGGCGCGGATGCCTTGCCGGAAGTGTGTATGCGGCGGCGGTCATCCTGCCTCCCGACTATCAGAATGGGGCGTTGAATGACTCGAAGCAGTTGACGGAAAAGCGTCGCTATGCACTGCGCGAACAGATTGAACGCGATGCCGTGGCGTGGGCGGTGGGAGTCGTTACGCCCGAAGAAATCGATGAAATCAACATTCTCAATGCCTCCATCCTTGCCATGCACCGGGCGCTGGATGCGCTGAAAGTGCGCCCGGAGGCGGTCATTGTTGACGGGAACCGGTTCAAGCCATACCGCGACTTGCCTTCAACCACCATCGTCAAAGGCGACGGGAAGTATCTTTCAATAGCGGCTGCAAGCATTTTGGCAAAGACCTATCGGGATGACTACATGAACGGATTGGCAGAACAATTTCCGCAATATGACTGGAAGAGCAACAAAGGGTATCCCACCAAGAAGCACCGCGATGCCATCCGAAAGTTCGGAATAACGCCTTTTCATCGGAAATCCTACAACCTTTTGGGCACAGAAGAACTCTTTCTCGATTTTGGGGAATAG